Proteins from a single region of Segatella copri:
- a CDS encoding tetratricopeptide repeat protein, translated as MKSFYTLLLASTVSLSVSAQNVDADKPCAAQNKTLRDSLSKATEVLAYHPDSIDLRLKKAAWNIQLEQWQYAKDDLDKVLFLNNTNIAGLFYRAFVNEKLLRYNFARLDYQNLLVLVPGNFQAQLGLALLNEKDKHYTEAYDGINSLIEQYPDSAMAYAARGGMEKERGMLELAEFDYAKAMELDAGNEDFAFNHVDILILLGRKDEAYRDLKKLLDAGCQPGRLQGFYARLKKKKK; from the coding sequence ATGAAAAGTTTTTATACATTATTATTGGCATCGACGGTTTCTTTGTCTGTATCTGCGCAGAACGTAGATGCCGACAAGCCATGTGCTGCTCAGAATAAAACCTTGCGCGATTCACTCTCCAAGGCTACAGAAGTGCTTGCATATCATCCAGACAGTATCGATCTGCGACTGAAAAAGGCTGCTTGGAATATCCAGTTGGAGCAGTGGCAATATGCCAAGGATGATCTTGATAAGGTACTCTTTCTGAACAATACCAATATCGCCGGTTTGTTCTATCGTGCCTTTGTCAATGAGAAGTTGCTCCGTTATAACTTTGCGCGTCTCGATTATCAGAATCTTCTGGTACTTGTTCCTGGCAACTTTCAGGCGCAACTCGGTCTGGCTTTGCTCAATGAGAAAGATAAGCATTATACCGAGGCTTACGATGGCATTAACAGTCTGATAGAGCAATACCCTGACAGTGCGATGGCTTATGCTGCAAGAGGTGGCATGGAGAAGGAGAGGGGTATGCTTGAGCTGGCAGAGTTTGATTACGCCAAGGCGATGGAGTTGGATGCCGGTAATGAGGATTTTGCTTTCAATCATGTAGACATCCTGATTCTGCTTGGAAGAAAAGACGAAGCCTATCGTGATTTGAAGAAACTGCTCGATGCCGGTTGCCAGCCGGGCAGGTTGCAAGGTTTCTATGCAAGGTTGAAAAAGAAGAAAAAGTAG
- a CDS encoding metallophosphoesterase family protein has translation MHKIIPYILAVCCLCMVASCDTVFDVHPYDVQINGDRNLNVTNIQKIEAAVKSKDTIRFAMISDSHQWLDDLKSEVNDINRRSDSLDFVIHCGDLTDFGATREFQWTRDHLQKLKIPFVALLGNHDCLGTGNQSYQKIFGNPDFSFIAGKVKFVCLNTNAIEFDYSRPVPNFDFMEEQVKADADDFSRTIVCMHAAPYSEQFNNNVAKVFNFYTHQFPGLMFCLCGHGHHTKQEDIYGDGTIYYQVANAAKHQYYIFTITPKGYRYEVIEF, from the coding sequence ATGCATAAAATTATTCCCTATATCCTGGCAGTCTGTTGTCTCTGTATGGTGGCATCCTGCGATACCGTCTTCGATGTTCATCCGTATGATGTGCAAATCAACGGCGATAGAAATCTGAATGTTACCAATATTCAGAAAATTGAGGCTGCAGTAAAATCGAAAGATACAATCCGTTTTGCTATGATCAGCGATTCACACCAGTGGTTGGATGATTTGAAGAGTGAGGTTAATGATATCAATCGCCGCAGTGATTCCCTCGATTTCGTGATTCATTGTGGAGACCTTACCGACTTTGGTGCTACCCGTGAGTTTCAGTGGACCCGTGACCATCTTCAGAAGTTGAAGATACCTTTCGTGGCTCTGCTGGGTAATCATGACTGTTTGGGAACAGGTAACCAGTCTTATCAGAAAATCTTTGGTAATCCGGATTTCAGTTTCATCGCCGGTAAGGTAAAGTTTGTCTGTCTCAATACCAATGCCATAGAGTTTGACTATTCCCGCCCTGTACCTAATTTCGATTTCATGGAAGAGCAGGTTAAGGCAGATGCAGATGACTTTTCGCGTACCATTGTCTGTATGCATGCTGCCCCTTATTCAGAGCAGTTTAATAATAATGTAGCTAAGGTCTTCAATTTTTATACGCATCAGTTCCCAGGTTTGATGTTCTGCCTTTGCGGTCATGGTCATCATACCAAGCAAGAAGATATTTATGGCGATGGCACCATCTATTATCAGGTGGCCAATGCCGCTAAGCATCAATACTATATATTCACCATTACTCCAAAAGGTTATCGTTATGAAGTTATTGAGTTTTAA
- a CDS encoding 2-isopropylmalate synthase: MSDRLYIFDTTLRDGEQVPGCQLNTVEKIQVAKQLEQLGVDVIEAGFPISSPGDFNSVVEISKAVTWPTICALTRAVEKDIDCAAEALQYAKHKRIHTGIGTSDSHIKYKFNSTREEIIERAVAAVKYAKKYVEDVEFYAEDAGRTDNEYLARVVEAVVKAGATVVNIPDTTGYCLPDEYGDKIKYLMEHVDGIDKARLSTHCHNDLGMATANTLQGVLNGARQVEVTINGIGERAGNTSLEEIAMILKCHKHINIDTNINTTKIIPTSRMVSSLMNMPVQPNKAIVGRNAFAHSSGIHQDGVLKNVQTYEIIDPKEVGLDDNAIVLTARSGRAALKYRLHVNGVEINDEEKLDKIYKKFLQLADKKKEVTDEDVLMLAGADSADKHGVQLDWLQVTTGKGVKSVASIGLDIAGQKFEAASSGNGPVDAAINALKKVITKEMNLKEFTIQAIDKGSDDVGKVHMQVEYDGHVYYGFGADTDIVTASVEAYIDCINKFKIR, translated from the coding sequence ATGAGTGACAGATTATACATTTTCGACACGACCCTCCGCGATGGCGAACAGGTTCCGGGATGTCAGTTGAACACAGTTGAGAAGATTCAGGTGGCAAAGCAACTGGAGCAGTTGGGCGTGGATGTAATTGAGGCTGGATTTCCAATATCAAGTCCGGGCGACTTCAATTCAGTGGTAGAAATCTCTAAGGCTGTAACCTGGCCTACTATTTGTGCACTTACCCGTGCCGTAGAAAAAGATATTGATTGTGCTGCTGAGGCTTTGCAGTATGCCAAGCATAAGAGAATCCATACCGGTATCGGTACCAGCGACAGTCATATCAAGTATAAGTTCAATTCTACCCGCGAGGAAATCATCGAACGTGCTGTAGCTGCTGTCAAGTATGCTAAAAAGTATGTTGAGGACGTTGAGTTCTATGCTGAGGATGCAGGCCGTACCGATAATGAGTATCTGGCTCGTGTCGTAGAGGCTGTTGTCAAGGCGGGTGCTACTGTAGTGAACATTCCTGATACTACAGGTTATTGTCTGCCTGATGAATATGGTGACAAAATCAAGTATCTCATGGAGCATGTTGATGGCATTGACAAGGCACGCCTTTCTACCCACTGTCATAACGACCTCGGTATGGCTACTGCCAATACCCTGCAGGGTGTTTTGAATGGTGCACGTCAGGTTGAGGTTACCATCAATGGTATCGGTGAGCGTGCAGGTAATACTTCGCTCGAAGAGATTGCCATGATTCTGAAGTGTCACAAGCATATCAATATTGATACCAACATCAATACCACCAAGATTATTCCTACCTCACGCATGGTGAGCAGCCTGATGAATATGCCTGTCCAGCCAAACAAGGCTATCGTGGGTCGCAATGCATTTGCTCATTCTTCCGGTATCCATCAGGATGGTGTCTTGAAGAATGTTCAGACTTACGAAATCATTGATCCTAAGGAAGTGGGATTGGATGACAATGCTATCGTATTGACAGCCCGTTCTGGTCGTGCTGCATTGAAGTACCGTCTCCATGTCAATGGTGTAGAGATTAATGATGAGGAGAAACTCGACAAGATTTACAAGAAGTTCCTCCAACTGGCTGACAAGAAGAAGGAAGTTACCGATGAGGATGTTTTGATGCTTGCCGGTGCTGATTCTGCTGATAAGCATGGTGTTCAGCTCGACTGGTTGCAGGTTACTACAGGTAAGGGCGTGAAGAGCGTGGCAAGTATCGGTCTTGATATTGCAGGTCAGAAGTTTGAGGCTGCATCATCTGGTAACGGTCCGGTAGATGCTGCTATCAATGCTCTCAAGAAGGTCATCACCAAGGAGATGAACCTCAAGGAGTTCACCATCCAGGCTATCGACAAGGGCTCTGATGATGTGGGCAAGGTTCACATGCAGGTGGAATACGATGGTCATGTATATTATGGCTTCGGTGCAGATACCGACATCGTTACGGCTTCTGTTGAGGCTTACATCGATTGTATCAACAAGTTTAAGATTAGATAA
- a CDS encoding alpha-isopropylmalate synthase regulatory domain-containing protein, with protein sequence MNVNAKRDNSRIKEIEIMDCTLRDGEQTNGVSFLPHEKLMIARMLLHDINVDRIEVASARVSEGEKDAVARICRYAKTIGKLDSVEVLGFVDNNKSVDWIAECGGHVINLLAKGSYKHCTQQLKMSPEEHLAHIRQTIDYALSKGFTVNLYLEDWSSGMRDSRDYLFMMMDELVKLPIKRFLLPDTLGILNPLQCVEYMRQMVRRYPNSHFDFHAHNDYDLAVSNSLAAVLSGAKGLHVTVNGLGERCGNAPLASVQVILKDMFEAKTNIKEDRLNDISRLVEGYSGIAVAPNTPVVGDNVFTQVAGVHADGDNKDKLYCNDLVPERFGRHREYALGKNSGKANIVQNLNELGLELTPEQTKAVTKRITELGDRKELVTQDDLPYIVSDVLKHGAPEDKVKLVSYMVSTSYGLKPIASVKVEIDGKEYEDQSSGDGQYDAFVKALRNIYKVKLGKTFPKLDNYQVTIPPGGRTDALVQTVITWREGDRIWRTRGLDADQTEAAIKATLKMINMYEADKSDEQAVSPRNLDME encoded by the coding sequence ATGAACGTTAACGCAAAGAGAGATAATTCCCGCATCAAGGAGATTGAGATCATGGACTGCACGCTGCGCGACGGCGAGCAGACCAATGGTGTCAGTTTCCTTCCTCACGAGAAGTTGATGATAGCAAGAATGCTGTTGCACGACATCAATGTAGATCGCATTGAGGTGGCTTCAGCGCGTGTGTCAGAAGGTGAAAAGGATGCTGTCGCTCGAATTTGCCGTTATGCTAAGACTATAGGTAAACTGGATTCCGTTGAGGTATTGGGATTCGTGGATAACAACAAGAGTGTGGATTGGATTGCTGAATGCGGCGGTCATGTCATCAACCTCTTGGCTAAGGGTAGCTACAAGCATTGCACACAGCAACTCAAGATGTCGCCTGAGGAGCATCTCGCTCATATCAGGCAGACCATCGACTATGCTTTGAGCAAGGGATTCACCGTGAATCTCTACTTGGAGGACTGGTCGAGCGGTATGCGCGACAGCCGTGACTATCTCTTCATGATGATGGATGAGTTGGTAAAACTGCCTATCAAGCGCTTCCTGCTTCCTGATACTTTGGGTATTCTGAACCCATTGCAGTGTGTGGAATATATGCGCCAGATGGTGCGCCGTTATCCGAATTCTCACTTCGACTTCCATGCCCATAACGACTACGATCTGGCTGTGAGCAACTCGCTGGCTGCCGTATTGAGCGGCGCCAAGGGTCTTCACGTTACCGTGAATGGTCTGGGTGAGCGTTGTGGCAATGCACCATTGGCAAGTGTTCAGGTGATTCTGAAAGATATGTTCGAGGCAAAGACCAATATTAAGGAAGACCGTCTGAACGATATTTCCCGATTGGTTGAAGGATATAGTGGCATTGCCGTGGCTCCGAATACTCCGGTAGTAGGAGACAACGTCTTTACCCAGGTAGCTGGTGTGCATGCCGATGGTGACAACAAGGACAAGCTTTATTGCAACGACCTGGTACCTGAGCGTTTCGGCAGACATCGTGAGTATGCGTTGGGTAAGAACTCTGGCAAGGCGAATATCGTGCAGAACCTCAATGAACTGGGATTGGAACTGACGCCTGAGCAGACCAAGGCGGTGACCAAGCGAATCACAGAACTCGGTGACCGCAAGGAACTGGTAACCCAGGACGACCTGCCATACATCGTGAGTGATGTGTTGAAGCATGGAGCTCCAGAGGATAAGGTGAAACTGGTAAGTTACATGGTATCAACCTCATACGGTTTGAAGCCTATAGCCAGTGTAAAGGTAGAAATCGATGGCAAGGAGTATGAAGACCAGAGCTCCGGTGATGGTCAGTATGATGCTTTCGTGAAAGCCCTCCGCAATATCTACAAGGTGAAGCTCGGCAAGACCTTCCCTAAGCTCGACAACTATCAGGTAACTATCCCACCTGGTGGCCGTACCGATGCCCTCGTTCAGACAGTCATCACCTGGCGTGAAGGTGACCGTATCTGGCGTACCCGAGGCTTGGATGCCGACCAGACAGAAGCAGCTATCAAGGCAACGCTGAAGATGATTAATATGTACGAGGCAGATAAGAGCGACGAACAGGCTGTTTCGCCTCGAAATCTGGATATGGAATAA
- a CDS encoding DUF3800 domain-containing protein, whose product MANKFILYLDECGDQNLASFDPQFPIFTLCGIVVSEEQDKVLTERINVLKKEIWNNINIIFHSRDIRKCQNGFEVLFDLDVKKRFFQGVNDILGDNGYVVVCCSILKEPYIRQYGKLNDVYGLSLSYIMERVVFYLDSLDLTDIELCTIIEKRGKKEDASLLNYYNQLLDRGTYWVDSHRMKKVFKKFDMRWKSENIIGLQIADLIAYPVTRHVLNPNGVNLAFDVLKKNIFQLNGKVYGMKIFPKEQGK is encoded by the coding sequence ATGGCGAATAAATTTATATTGTATCTTGATGAATGCGGAGATCAAAACTTAGCAAGTTTTGACCCACAATTCCCTATATTTACACTTTGTGGTATTGTTGTCTCCGAGGAACAGGACAAAGTGTTGACAGAACGAATCAATGTCCTTAAAAAGGAAATCTGGAACAATATAAATATTATTTTTCATAGTCGGGATATAAGAAAGTGTCAAAATGGATTCGAGGTTTTGTTTGACCTTGATGTCAAAAAACGATTCTTCCAGGGTGTTAATGATATACTTGGAGATAATGGATATGTCGTAGTTTGCTGCTCGATATTAAAAGAACCATATATCAGGCAGTATGGTAAACTGAATGATGTATATGGGTTGTCTTTATCGTATATCATGGAAAGAGTCGTGTTTTATTTAGACTCTCTTGATTTGACTGACATAGAACTTTGTACCATTATCGAAAAACGTGGCAAAAAGGAAGATGCATCCCTTCTTAATTATTATAATCAGCTGTTAGACAGAGGAACATATTGGGTGGATAGTCATCGAATGAAAAAAGTTTTTAAAAAGTTCGACATGAGATGGAAATCTGAAAATATAATTGGACTTCAGATTGCTGACTTGATAGCTTATCCGGTAACTCGACATGTTTTGAATCCTAATGGAGTGAATCTTGCTTTTGATGTACTGAAAAAGAATATCTTCCAATTAAACGGAAAGGTATATGGTATGAAGATTTTCCCAAAAGAACAAGGAAAATAA
- the leuC gene encoding 3-isopropylmalate dehydratase large subunit, protein MNTLFDKIWDKHVVQIVPDGPTQLYIDRLYCHEVTSPQAFAGMRARGLKMFRPDQIFCMPDHNTPTHDQDKPIEDPISKKQVDTLAKNTADFGVTHFAMNTKDNGIIHVVGPEKGLSLPGMTIVCGDSHTSTHGAMGAVAFGIGTSEVEMVMASQCILQSKPKSMRISINGKLSKGVTAKDVALYLMSQLTTSGATGYFVEYSGDVVKDMSMEGRLTLCNLSIEMGARGGFVAPDETTFEYIKGREYAPKGEDWDKAVAYWKTLKSGDDAVFDKELTFEAKDIEPRITYGTNPGMGIGITESIPTLDEIPEEEQAGFKKSLNYMGFQPGEKLEGHPIDYVFLGACTNGRIEDFRAFASLVKGKKKADGVTAWLVPGSWLVDKQIREEGIDKIVEAAGFEIRQPGCSACLAMNDDKIPAGKYSVSTSNRNFEGRQGPGSRTILASPYVAAAAAITGKITNPREFM, encoded by the coding sequence ATGAATACATTATTCGACAAGATTTGGGACAAGCACGTTGTCCAGATTGTTCCGGACGGTCCTACACAGCTTTACATCGACCGTCTCTACTGTCACGAAGTAACATCACCTCAGGCATTCGCTGGTATGCGAGCACGCGGACTCAAGATGTTCCGTCCAGACCAGATTTTCTGTATGCCTGACCACAATACTCCTACTCACGATCAGGATAAGCCAATCGAGGATCCTATCTCAAAGAAGCAGGTAGATACCTTGGCAAAGAACACCGCTGATTTCGGCGTAACTCACTTTGCCATGAACACAAAAGATAATGGTATCATCCACGTAGTAGGTCCAGAGAAGGGTCTTTCTCTTCCTGGTATGACCATCGTCTGCGGCGACTCTCATACTTCTACTCATGGTGCAATGGGTGCCGTAGCTTTCGGTATCGGTACTTCTGAGGTCGAGATGGTGATGGCTTCACAGTGTATTCTCCAGAGTAAGCCAAAGTCTATGCGTATCAGCATCAACGGTAAGCTCAGCAAGGGCGTTACTGCCAAGGACGTTGCTCTCTATCTGATGAGCCAGCTCACTACTTCAGGTGCTACCGGTTACTTCGTTGAGTACAGTGGCGATGTAGTGAAGGATATGTCTATGGAAGGTCGTCTTACCCTCTGTAATCTCTCTATCGAGATGGGTGCCCGTGGTGGTTTCGTAGCTCCTGATGAGACAACATTCGAGTACATCAAGGGTCGTGAATATGCACCTAAGGGTGAAGACTGGGACAAGGCTGTGGCTTACTGGAAGACCTTGAAGAGTGGTGATGATGCAGTCTTCGACAAGGAGTTGACTTTCGAGGCAAAGGATATCGAACCACGCATCACCTACGGTACCAACCCAGGTATGGGTATCGGCATCACCGAAAGCATCCCAACGCTCGATGAGATTCCGGAGGAAGAGCAGGCTGGTTTCAAGAAGAGCCTCAACTACATGGGCTTCCAGCCAGGTGAGAAACTCGAGGGTCATCCTATCGATTATGTATTCTTGGGCGCATGTACCAATGGCCGTATTGAAGACTTCCGTGCTTTCGCTTCTCTTGTTAAAGGAAAAAAGAAGGCAGATGGCGTAACTGCTTGGCTTGTACCAGGCTCATGGTTGGTTGATAAACAAATACGTGAAGAGGGAATTGATAAGATTGTTGAGGCTGCCGGCTTCGAAATCCGTCAGCCTGGATGCTCTGCCTGCCTGGCAATGAACGATGATAAGATTCCTGCAGGCAAGTACTCTGTAAGTACATCCAACCGTAACTTCGAGGGTCGTCAGGGACCAGGTTCCCGCACCATCCTTGCCAGTCCATACGTAGCTGCTGCTGCCGCTATCACTGGTAAGATTACCAACCCAAGAGAGTTTATGTAA
- a CDS encoding DegT/DnrJ/EryC1/StrS family aminotransferase: METEVKKIPYLDLKAINEPYEKEIKDAINKVVNSGWYLQGEAVKRFEKSYAQFIGTEYCISCANGTDALKLMLMGELAIGKLQKGDEVIVPANTYFATVLAISSVGLTPVLVDANIDTLQIDDQLIEARITPKTKAIMIVHLYGKLAWTPKIAEICKKHHLLLFEDNAQGFGCSTTLSDSSEKPSKRRYTGNLSDAAAHSFYPSKNLGALGDAGAVTTNNRELAEAIMSLHEYGKIEDGIFRYQGVNSRMDEIQAAVLNVKLQYPENEQKARYRQVQLYLEHLDDSIRDRCIAAKLISPAHENVFHVFPFLTPKRDQLKAFLAENGVGTKIHYFRPPYLQPCYPEMNHLEFPIAKRIADEELSLPCNSSLNDEDIIRVSKLINQFLV, encoded by the coding sequence ATGGAAACAGAAGTTAAGAAGATTCCTTATCTCGACCTGAAGGCTATCAATGAGCCTTACGAGAAGGAGATAAAGGATGCTATCAACAAGGTGGTCAACAGCGGATGGTATCTGCAAGGCGAAGCCGTAAAAAGGTTTGAGAAATCGTATGCACAGTTTATCGGTACAGAATACTGCATCAGCTGCGCTAACGGGACGGATGCGCTCAAACTGATGCTGATGGGCGAACTGGCTATCGGAAAGTTGCAGAAAGGTGATGAGGTGATTGTGCCTGCCAACACTTATTTCGCTACCGTACTTGCCATCAGCAGCGTAGGACTGACACCTGTATTGGTGGATGCCAATATCGATACATTACAGATAGATGACCAACTGATAGAAGCCCGAATCACACCGAAGACCAAAGCCATCATGATTGTTCATCTCTATGGCAAACTGGCATGGACTCCGAAGATTGCTGAAATCTGCAAGAAGCATCATCTCTTGCTTTTCGAAGACAATGCGCAGGGATTCGGATGCTCCACTACTCTATCTGATTCTTCTGAAAAACCATCGAAAAGAAGATATACCGGAAATCTTTCGGATGCTGCCGCCCACAGTTTTTATCCTAGCAAGAATCTGGGAGCATTGGGAGATGCGGGAGCTGTAACTACCAATAACAGGGAATTGGCGGAAGCCATTATGTCACTACACGAATATGGAAAGATAGAAGACGGCATCTTCAGATACCAGGGCGTCAACTCGCGCATGGATGAGATTCAGGCTGCGGTACTGAATGTGAAACTGCAATATCCTGAGAACGAACAGAAAGCGAGATACAGACAGGTACAGCTATACCTGGAGCATCTGGATGACAGCATCAGGGACAGATGTATCGCTGCGAAACTCATCTCTCCTGCTCATGAAAATGTTTTCCACGTCTTCCCTTTCCTTACCCCGAAACGAGACCAACTGAAAGCTTTCCTGGCTGAGAATGGGGTCGGCACAAAGATTCATTACTTCCGCCCACCCTATCTGCAGCCATGCTATCCGGAAATGAATCATCTGGAATTTCCGATAGCCAAGAGAATAGCTGACGAAGAACTGAGTCTGCCTTGCAACTCATCGCTCAACGATGAAGATATCATCAGAGTAAGCAAACTCATCAACCAGTTCTTGGTTTAA
- the leuB gene encoding 3-isopropylmalate dehydrogenase, with amino-acid sequence MKLNIAVLAGDGIGPEIMKQGVAVMQAIAEKFNHEFTYSEAICGAHAIDEVGDPFPEETFKTCMDADAVLFAAVGDPRFDNNPTAKVRPEQGLLAMRKKLGLFANVRPVATFDCLLHKSPLKDELLKGADFVVIRELTGGMYFGEKYQDNDKAYDTDIYTRPEIERILKVAFEFAMKRNKHLTVVDKANVLASSRLWRQIAKEMEPQYPEVNTDYMFIDNASMRVLTEPTFFDVIVTENTFGDILTDETSCITGSMGLQPSSSLGEHTPLFEPVHGSWPQAAGKNLANPVAQILSAAMLLEHFGLNEEGALIRKAVDASLDANVRTPEIQVEGGAHYGTTEVGAWIVNWIKNA; translated from the coding sequence ATGAAATTAAACATTGCAGTTCTCGCCGGTGATGGTATCGGACCAGAGATTATGAAGCAGGGCGTAGCAGTTATGCAGGCCATTGCAGAGAAGTTCAACCACGAGTTTACTTACAGCGAGGCTATCTGCGGCGCTCACGCTATCGACGAGGTAGGTGATCCATTCCCAGAGGAGACCTTCAAGACTTGTATGGATGCTGATGCTGTACTCTTCGCAGCCGTTGGTGACCCACGTTTCGACAACAACCCTACAGCCAAGGTTCGTCCTGAGCAGGGCTTGCTCGCTATGCGTAAGAAGTTGGGCCTCTTCGCCAATGTTCGCCCAGTAGCTACATTCGATTGCCTGCTCCACAAGTCACCATTGAAGGATGAACTCCTGAAGGGTGCTGACTTCGTAGTTATCCGCGAGTTAACTGGCGGTATGTACTTCGGTGAGAAGTATCAGGATAACGATAAGGCATACGATACAGATATCTATACCCGTCCTGAGATTGAGCGCATCCTGAAGGTAGCTTTCGAGTTTGCCATGAAGCGCAACAAGCACTTGACAGTAGTAGATAAGGCAAACGTATTGGCATCTTCTCGTCTCTGGCGTCAGATTGCCAAGGAGATGGAGCCACAGTATCCTGAGGTAAACACCGATTATATGTTCATCGACAACGCTTCTATGCGCGTATTGACTGAGCCTACATTCTTCGATGTTATCGTTACAGAGAATACCTTCGGTGATATCCTGACCGATGAGACTTCTTGCATCACCGGTTCTATGGGCTTGCAGCCATCCAGCTCTCTCGGTGAGCACACACCATTGTTCGAGCCTGTTCATGGTTCATGGCCACAGGCAGCTGGCAAGAACCTGGCTAACCCGGTAGCTCAGATTCTTTCTGCAGCTATGTTGTTGGAGCACTTCGGTTTGAACGAGGAGGGTGCCTTGATTCGCAAGGCTGTAGATGCTTCTCTCGATGCCAATGTCCGCACACCTGAAATTCAGGTTGAGGGTGGTGCTCACTATGGCACAACTGAGGTTGGCGCATGGATCGTTAACTGGATTAAGAATGCTTAA
- the leuD gene encoding 3-isopropylmalate dehydratase small subunit, producing MKQKFNVITSSCIPLPLENVDTDQIIPARFLKAIDKEGMGDNLFRDWRYNADGTPKPDFVMNDPSYSGVILVAGKNFGSGSSREHAAWAIAGAGFRVVISSFFADIHKNNELNNLVLPVVVSEEFLKELFESIDKDHKTEVKVDLPNQTVTNLATGKSEHFEINGYKKHCLENGLDDVDFLVQNRDKVEAWEAKNK from the coding sequence ATGAAACAGAAATTCAATGTAATTACATCAAGCTGCATTCCTCTTCCTTTGGAGAATGTAGATACAGACCAGATCATCCCAGCCCGTTTCCTCAAGGCCATCGATAAGGAGGGTATGGGCGACAACCTCTTCCGCGACTGGCGCTACAATGCCGACGGAACTCCAAAGCCAGACTTCGTGATGAACGACCCATCTTACAGTGGTGTCATCCTCGTAGCTGGCAAAAACTTCGGTTCCGGTTCTTCCCGTGAGCACGCTGCCTGGGCTATCGCAGGTGCAGGCTTCCGTGTAGTCATCAGCTCTTTCTTTGCTGATATCCACAAGAACAACGAATTGAATAACCTCGTATTGCCAGTAGTAGTAAGCGAGGAATTCCTGAAAGAACTCTTCGAGAGCATCGACAAGGATCACAAGACAGAGGTGAAGGTAGATCTTCCTAATCAGACCGTGACCAATCTTGCTACCGGCAAGAGCGAGCACTTCGAAATCAACGGCTACAAGAAACACTGTTTGGAGAATGGTTTGGACGATGTAGACTTCCTCGTTCAGAACCGCGACAAGGTTGAGGCTTGGGAAGCTAAAAACAAGTAA